In Gemmatimonas sp. UBA7669, the following are encoded in one genomic region:
- a CDS encoding sigma-70 family RNA polymerase sigma factor, producing MAELARTRLTTHATETVPVREHLRTLDDGDVVSAFLAGEERAFEELVDRYQGRLLNFIYRTIGDRDRAEDLVQEVFIRVYRHIARFDRSKKFSTWIYTIASNLAKNELRNRSRNPLVLFQTIKAKFEDEERPLQFEDVHTRPDDLFRKRHLREMVEQSVGQLPAHHREVFVLRELEGKSYEEIAEITGVNLGTVKSRLNRARTAFADIIAPLVR from the coding sequence ATGGCCGAACTGGCTCGTACGCGACTGACCACCCACGCCACCGAAACGGTGCCGGTGCGTGAGCACCTGCGCACCCTGGATGACGGCGATGTGGTGTCCGCCTTCCTCGCTGGCGAGGAGCGCGCGTTCGAGGAGCTGGTCGACCGCTATCAGGGGCGGCTCCTCAACTTCATCTACCGCACCATCGGCGATCGTGATCGCGCCGAGGACCTGGTACAGGAAGTGTTCATCCGGGTGTACCGCCACATCGCCCGCTTCGATCGCTCCAAGAAGTTCTCGACCTGGATCTATACGATCGCGTCGAACCTGGCCAAGAACGAACTGCGCAATCGCTCGCGCAATCCGCTGGTGCTGTTCCAGACCATCAAGGCCAAGTTCGAGGACGAGGAGCGTCCCCTCCAGTTCGAGGACGTGCACACGCGGCCCGACGACCTGTTCCGGAAGCGCCACCTGCGCGAGATGGTGGAGCAGTCGGTCGGACAGCTCCCGGCCCATCACCGCGAGGTGTTCGTTCTGCGCGAGCTCGAAGGCAAGTCCTACGAGGAGATCGCTGAGATCACGGGGGTCAACCTCGGGACGGTCAAGTCGCGGCTCAACCGGGCGCGGACGGCGTTTGCCGATATCATCGCGCCGCTGGTTCGCTGA
- the holA gene encoding DNA polymerase III subunit delta, translated as MPPKAAPREASPLRVVQAAVQARAFEPVYYLFGDDDFLKEAAVRDLLDAAIDASTRDFNCEVRRAGDLDAETLGSLLGTPPMLAERRALVLRDVTALKKAARQQLDRYLQRPASDTLLLLTSPAGTKADTALSQAAVALDFAPLTPERVRKWITHHASTVLQMTVTDDATQLLQQAVGNDLHLLAAELDKCASYVQGEASAESAAEAHTVIDADAVSAVVGVRRGETVTDLLDAVARHDAAAATQLVSHVLGQPKVTAVQVVMMLSTQAFALAYGRSRRDAGVPTNRLPQEYFAFLKETGGFPGRPWGEAASAWTKVTDQWSTEACSRALTLLLEADLALKDTTVSNAEQILMSLVLALCATRRRRAA; from the coding sequence ATGCCGCCGAAAGCTGCTCCCCGCGAAGCCTCACCCCTGCGAGTTGTGCAGGCCGCCGTGCAGGCCCGCGCGTTCGAGCCCGTGTACTACCTGTTCGGCGATGACGATTTCCTGAAGGAAGCCGCCGTGCGCGACTTGCTCGACGCGGCCATCGACGCGTCCACGCGCGACTTCAATTGCGAAGTGCGCCGCGCCGGTGATCTCGATGCCGAGACCTTGGGCAGCCTGCTGGGAACACCACCCATGTTGGCCGAGCGACGGGCCCTGGTGTTGCGCGACGTCACCGCGCTCAAGAAGGCGGCGCGCCAGCAACTCGATCGCTACTTGCAGCGTCCGGCGAGTGACACGCTGCTCTTGCTCACCTCGCCGGCGGGCACCAAGGCTGACACCGCGCTGAGCCAGGCTGCGGTCGCGCTCGATTTTGCGCCCCTTACCCCGGAGCGCGTGCGCAAGTGGATTACGCATCACGCGTCCACCGTATTGCAGATGACCGTGACCGATGACGCCACGCAGCTGTTGCAGCAGGCGGTCGGCAACGATCTGCATCTGCTGGCCGCGGAGCTCGACAAATGCGCCAGCTATGTGCAGGGGGAAGCGTCCGCTGAATCCGCAGCAGAGGCACACACGGTCATCGACGCTGATGCGGTCTCGGCGGTCGTTGGTGTGCGGCGCGGTGAAACGGTGACAGACTTGCTGGATGCGGTGGCGCGACACGATGCAGCCGCTGCGACCCAGCTGGTGTCGCATGTGCTGGGTCAACCCAAGGTGACCGCCGTGCAGGTGGTCATGATGTTGAGCACCCAGGCCTTTGCGCTGGCGTATGGTCGGTCACGCCGCGACGCCGGAGTGCCGACCAATCGCCTGCCACAGGAATACTTCGCCTTTCTCAAGGAAACGGGTGGCTTTCCGGGACGCCCCTGGGGTGAAGCAGCGTCCGCGTGGACCAAGGTCACCGATCAGTGGAGCACCGAAGCCTGCAGCCGCGCACTCACGCTGTTGCTCGAAGCCGATCTCGCACTCAAGGATACGACCGTGTCGAATGCGGAGCAGATTCTGATGTCGCTGGTCCTGGCCCTCTGCGCCACGCGTCGTCGGCGGGCGGCATGA
- a CDS encoding SET domain-containing protein, with the protein MSPTRKSAPTRAAVSTKLVKPPKSTFYEVRRSKIQGRGAFAVRSIRKGQIVDEYWGQRITHEEADRRYDDNEGRHHTFLFVLDDDTVLDARFGGNDARFINHSCDPNCETEIEDGHIYIKAIKSIAPETELTYDYRFEWQDEYEPDDVRYYACRCGSPKCRGTILRVPVYLRPTIRKWLAGEDVAKPRKPVRKRTVKSADKREKHVAHPHVAERHATRSTKASKTTRPSARKSVKKAGKKSSSRA; encoded by the coding sequence GTGTCGCCAACCCGAAAGTCTGCGCCCACGCGCGCAGCGGTCTCCACGAAGCTCGTCAAACCCCCCAAGTCGACGTTCTACGAAGTGCGTCGTTCCAAGATCCAGGGCCGCGGCGCCTTTGCGGTGCGGTCCATCCGCAAGGGTCAGATCGTGGACGAGTATTGGGGACAGCGCATTACGCACGAGGAGGCAGACCGGCGCTATGACGACAACGAGGGCCGGCATCACACGTTCCTGTTTGTGCTGGATGACGACACGGTGCTCGATGCCCGCTTTGGCGGCAACGATGCCCGGTTCATCAATCATTCCTGCGATCCCAATTGTGAGACGGAGATCGAGGATGGGCACATCTACATCAAGGCGATCAAGTCGATTGCGCCGGAAACGGAGCTGACCTACGACTATCGCTTCGAGTGGCAGGACGAATACGAGCCGGATGACGTGCGCTACTACGCCTGCCGTTGCGGCTCTCCCAAGTGTCGGGGGACGATCCTCCGCGTGCCGGTGTACCTGCGGCCCACCATCCGGAAGTGGCTGGCTGGCGAGGATGTGGCCAAGCCGCGCAAGCCGGTTCGGAAGCGAACCGTAAAGTCGGCGGACAAGCGGGAGAAGCACGTGGCCCATCCACATGTGGCGGAGCGCCATGCCACTCGCAGTACCAAGGCGTCCAAGACCACGCGCCCGTCAGCAAGAAAGTCAGTCAAGAAAGCAGGGAAGAAGTCTTCCTCGCGTGCTTGA
- a CDS encoding NUDIX hydrolase produces MSKKAPEPTPETKVQTGKVGGTRVYTGRIISVDLDTVRFPDGSTGQLEMIRHPGASAVVPVLRADLPDPEILLIRQYRYAAEQYLYEVPAGRLDAGEPPEVCAARELREETGYRAERIVPLFTMYTTPGFTDERIHLFVATGLTAGDAEREADEFMELVPMPLSRALALIEEGAIQDAKTALALLYAARFVLT; encoded by the coding sequence ATGAGCAAGAAGGCACCGGAACCAACACCGGAAACGAAAGTTCAAACCGGCAAGGTGGGTGGTACCCGCGTGTATACGGGGCGCATCATCTCGGTGGATCTGGACACCGTCCGTTTTCCGGATGGTTCAACGGGCCAACTGGAGATGATCCGGCATCCGGGGGCCAGTGCGGTGGTGCCGGTACTGCGCGCCGACCTCCCGGACCCGGAGATCCTGCTCATCAGGCAATACCGGTACGCCGCCGAACAGTACCTGTATGAGGTGCCGGCGGGTCGGCTGGACGCCGGTGAGCCGCCCGAGGTCTGTGCGGCCCGCGAGCTGCGCGAGGAAACGGGTTACCGGGCTGAACGCATCGTGCCGCTGTTCACGATGTACACGACGCCAGGCTTCACTGATGAACGCATTCATCTCTTTGTGGCCACCGGGCTCACGGCAGGGGACGCCGAGCGCGAGGCGGATGAGTTCATGGAGCTGGTCCCGATGCCGCTGTCCCGGGCGCTGGCACTCATCGAGGAAGGCGCCATCCAGGATGCCAAAACGGCATTGGCGCTGCTCTACGCCGCGCGCTTTGTGCTGACCTGA
- a CDS encoding anti-sigma factor: MDCKRFRKNHLGYLDDTLPGTDMAAAQRHLLACERCAAHDALVRRSLMAARSLPTLEPSADFQAKLRARLAQCRAEQQAEALNHQSVGVTDTMLPLVAPTTRVAHPVRTAMAVAAGAMLGVVAWQSVRESATPELRMAPVIASTPAIPASPYVSAELLQAMATGNPVWSAAMVVDDLPVTFVSTNYTFDAGR, encoded by the coding sequence ATGGACTGCAAGCGTTTCCGCAAGAATCATCTCGGGTATCTCGATGACACCCTGCCCGGCACCGACATGGCTGCCGCGCAACGTCATCTGCTGGCATGTGAGCGCTGTGCCGCGCATGACGCGCTGGTCCGTCGCTCACTCATGGCCGCACGCAGCCTGCCCACCCTCGAGCCCAGCGCTGACTTTCAGGCCAAGTTGCGCGCCCGTCTCGCGCAGTGCCGAGCCGAACAGCAGGCGGAGGCACTGAATCACCAGTCGGTCGGTGTCACCGACACGATGCTGCCCTTGGTTGCACCAACCACGCGGGTGGCGCATCCCGTGCGCACCGCCATGGCCGTCGCCGCTGGAGCCATGCTTGGGGTGGTGGCCTGGCAGAGTGTCCGGGAGTCAGCCACGCCTGAGCTGCGCATGGCGCCGGTCATTGCCTCGACGCCAGCCATTCCAGCCTCGCCCTATGTATCCGCCGAGCTGCTGCAGGCCATGGCCACCGGCAATCCGGTTTGGTCGGCGGCAATGGTGGTGGACGACCTCCCGGTCACGTTCGTGAGCACCAACTACACGTTCGACGCCGGCCGCTGA
- a CDS encoding M16 family metallopeptidase, which produces MSTVTQGDTTSAPARPGAGTPRPYRFPAFQTRILANGLRLIVANVPAYPVVTMLAVVEAGATRDPRDVEGLAQFTTRGLAEGTRDMDALQLATRLEMLGTTIDTGADWDSAIVQLTALATRVDDAMAVLAEVLRYPAFPERELERMRAERRADLAQLRAEPRGLSDVFFSRLLYDPASRFARLAGGDERSVERLTREAVLAFHAEYYRPDATALMLVGDIDVEHAVRLVSQCFGDWSGSAPPVSEPLAASRFTEPRVHLVHKADAPQSEVRVGHVAIPRLHEDYFPVVVMNAILGGLFSSRLNLNLREAHAYTYGAHSAFDWRRAASPFEVSTAVETAVTADALREIQHEIARIREAPVSEAELSLAVSYLIGVFPIRFETTAEVAGGLANVEIFRLPSTYFDTYRERVQAVTVDDVLRVARTHLDPSRLQVVVVGDAHAIREPIAALGLGPISVYDTTDDDPR; this is translated from the coding sequence ATGAGCACCGTCACGCAGGGTGACACCACCTCGGCGCCAGCGCGTCCGGGTGCTGGCACGCCACGTCCCTATCGCTTTCCCGCGTTTCAGACGCGCATTCTGGCCAATGGCCTGCGTCTGATCGTGGCCAACGTGCCGGCCTATCCGGTGGTCACGATGTTGGCCGTGGTGGAAGCGGGCGCTACGCGCGATCCACGTGATGTGGAAGGGCTCGCCCAGTTCACCACGCGCGGTCTCGCCGAAGGCACGCGGGACATGGACGCGCTGCAGTTGGCCACGCGTCTTGAAATGCTTGGCACCACCATCGACACTGGTGCCGACTGGGACTCGGCCATCGTCCAACTGACGGCGCTGGCCACGCGCGTGGATGATGCCATGGCGGTGCTGGCCGAGGTGCTGCGCTATCCGGCGTTTCCGGAGCGGGAACTCGAGCGCATGCGGGCTGAGCGCCGTGCGGATCTGGCACAGTTGCGCGCCGAACCGCGCGGCTTGTCCGATGTGTTCTTCTCGCGTCTGCTCTACGATCCGGCCTCACGCTTTGCGCGACTCGCTGGCGGCGATGAGCGCAGTGTGGAGCGCCTCACGCGCGAGGCGGTGCTGGCGTTTCACGCCGAGTACTATCGGCCCGATGCCACGGCGCTGATGCTGGTGGGCGACATTGACGTCGAACACGCAGTGCGCCTGGTTTCGCAGTGCTTTGGCGACTGGAGCGGATCGGCGCCGCCGGTGAGCGAGCCACTGGCGGCCTCACGTTTCACGGAGCCGCGCGTCCATCTGGTGCACAAGGCCGATGCGCCGCAGTCCGAAGTGCGGGTGGGTCATGTGGCCATTCCGCGCCTGCACGAGGATTACTTCCCCGTGGTGGTCATGAATGCCATCCTCGGCGGGCTGTTCTCGTCGCGTCTCAATCTCAACCTGCGCGAAGCTCACGCTTACACGTATGGCGCGCACTCGGCCTTCGATTGGCGTCGTGCGGCCAGTCCGTTCGAGGTGTCGACGGCCGTGGAAACGGCCGTCACGGCTGATGCGCTGCGCGAGATTCAACACGAGATTGCGCGCATCCGCGAAGCGCCGGTGAGTGAGGCCGAATTGTCGCTGGCCGTATCGTATCTCATTGGCGTATTTCCCATTCGTTTTGAGACCACGGCCGAAGTGGCTGGTGGCCTCGCGAATGTGGAGATCTTCCGTCTGCCCAGCACCTACTTCGATACGTATCGCGAGCGCGTGCAGGCCGTGACGGTGGACGATGTCTTGCGCGTGGCGCGTACGCACCTCGATCCGTCGCGGCTGCAGGTGGTGGTGGTGGGTGATGCGCACGCCATCCGCGAACCCATTGCCGCATTGGGGCTCGGACCGATTAGCGTGTACGACACCACCGACGACGATCCGCGCTGA
- a CDS encoding SPOR domain-containing protein, whose product MTIPRGVVRLLCVAGALAPLGLSAQQPVTQPAATVSAAMDRQISRARALVESGEGADARNLLDSLVQAAPTASFDLAEALYWRAVLSERMSDAERDWKRLVIESPLSPRAADALVRLGELDLLRGKPADARVYLERVLREFPTGVQRSKSALLVARTWFDERQDAKGCAALAALQAEGVPEGELRMQAGDLGRRCTGANAVNAPATKVEAKAEAKAEAKPDSKPAETSSTRPADARFSVQLAAFDTRREAEAAVARLSKAGVDARVDGSDKPFRVRHGYFTTRAAANAQLAALKKRGHNGFIAELTP is encoded by the coding sequence ATGACGATTCCGCGGGGTGTGGTGCGCCTGCTGTGTGTTGCCGGCGCACTGGCGCCTCTTGGCCTGTCGGCCCAGCAACCTGTGACCCAGCCCGCTGCCACCGTGTCGGCCGCCATGGACCGGCAAATCAGCCGCGCGCGCGCGTTGGTGGAGAGCGGCGAGGGAGCTGATGCGCGCAATCTGCTCGACTCACTGGTCCAGGCAGCGCCAACAGCGAGCTTCGATCTGGCGGAAGCGCTGTACTGGCGGGCGGTGTTGTCCGAGCGCATGAGTGACGCAGAGCGCGACTGGAAGCGTCTCGTCATCGAGTCGCCGTTGTCTCCGCGCGCTGCGGATGCCCTGGTGCGGCTTGGCGAGCTGGATTTGCTGCGCGGCAAGCCAGCCGACGCGCGTGTGTATCTCGAACGCGTGCTGCGCGAATTCCCGACTGGCGTGCAGCGGTCCAAGAGTGCGCTGCTCGTGGCGCGCACCTGGTTTGACGAGCGGCAGGATGCCAAGGGTTGCGCCGCGCTCGCTGCCCTGCAGGCGGAAGGGGTTCCCGAGGGGGAACTCCGCATGCAGGCCGGTGATCTGGGGCGGCGGTGCACGGGAGCCAACGCCGTGAATGCGCCGGCGACAAAGGTAGAGGCGAAGGCAGAGGCGAAGGCAGAGGCGAAGCCAGACAGCAAACCCGCCGAGACGTCGTCAACGCGTCCCGCCGACGCCCGCTTCAGTGTGCAACTCGCGGCATTCGACACGCGCCGTGAGGCCGAGGCGGCCGTGGCGCGCTTGAGCAAGGCCGGCGTGGACGCGCGGGTCGATGGCAGCGACAAGCCGTTCCGTGTGCGTCACGGCTACTTCACCACGCGCGCGGCGGCCAACGCGCAACTGGCGGCACTCAAGAAGCGCGGACACAACGGATTCATTGCGGAGCTGACGCCATGA